In the Quercus lobata isolate SW786 chromosome 5, ValleyOak3.0 Primary Assembly, whole genome shotgun sequence genome, one interval contains:
- the LOC115992425 gene encoding uncharacterized protein LOC115992425, producing MGDLEKEERVVVVGVEKKEEAEEERERFLEGMAVLDFDMLCSTVALQTQQGKWRSYENVSEEEEGGGEGGGVFRMWEGQVLDCFEDRRIALESACCPCYRFGKNMRRAGFGSCLLQGMVYLIFTVGALFNWMAFIVTKHHSFLYLAVAFTISIGTYMGFFRTQIKKKFNIRGNDSSLDDCIYHLICPCCTLCQESRTLEMNNVNDGTWHGRGDTICIGGLGEGSKALFDLHPPQNVVSTKSPQPCSMQKGTSGSDQSST from the exons ATGGGGGATttggagaaggaagagagagttgttgttgttggggttgagaagaaagaggaagcagaggaagagagagagaggtttttagAGGGAATGGCGGTGTTGGATTTCGATATGCTTTGCTCAACGGTGGCGTTGCAGACTCAGCAAGGAAAATGGAGGAGCTATGAGAATgtttcagaagaagaagaaggaggaggagaaggaggTGGGGTCTTTAGGATGTGGGAAGGTCAAGTTCTTGATTGCTTTGAAGACCGTCGTATCGCTCTTGAATCAGCTTG TTGTCCATGCTATAgatttgggaagaacatgaGACGAGCTGGTTTTGGTTCATGTCTTCTTCAG GGAatggtttatttaattttcaccGTTGGTGCCCTTTTCAACTGGATGGCCTTTATTGTCACCAAGCATCACTCCTTTCTATATTTGGCAGTTGCTTTTACCATTTCCATAGGAACATATATGGGGTTTTTCCGTACgcaaataaagaagaaatttaACATTAGG GGCAATGATAGTTCCTTGGATGATTGCATCTACCATCTAATCTGCCCATGCTGCACATTATGTCAG GAGTCTAGAACATTAGAGATGAACAATGTAAATGATGGCACTTGGCATGGTCGGGGTGATACAATTTGCATAGGAGGCCTTGGTGAAGGGAGCAAGGCACTCTTCGACTTACATCCACCACAAAATGTGGTATCAACCAAGTCTCCTCAGCCTTGCAGCATGCAAAAAGGTACAAGTGGTAGTGATCAGTCATCAACTTAA
- the LOC115988344 gene encoding glycerophosphodiester phosphodiesterase GDPD6-like, whose product MSSSSFVLVPFLILLTIGGCVGRPLPSKLHDSDKQPLQTFRPYNIAHRGANGEFPEETTAAYMRAIEEGADFIETDILATKDGALICSHDVTLDLDNRTNIANFSQFADRKRTYEVQGVNMTGWFVVDFTLEELKLLRVNQRFSFRDQQYNGKFPIITFEEYISIALNAQRVVGIYPEIKNPVFINKHVKWSDGKKFEDKFVETLTKYGYKGSYMSIEWLKQPAFVQSFAPSSLTYTADLTDLPKILLIDDVTVRTEDTNQTYYDITSDSYLDFIRNYVVGIGPWKDTIVTTEDNYLNEVTDLVANAHARGLQVHPYTFRNENSFLHLNFHQDPYSEYDYWINKIGIDGLFTDFTGSFHDFQEWTSPLSSKN is encoded by the exons atgTCTTCGTcta GCTTTGTTCTTGTCCCTTTTCTAATTCTGCTAACTATTGGGGGATGTGTTGGAAGACCACTCCCAAGCAAATTACATGATTCTGATAAACAGCCCCTACAAACATTTCGGCCATATAACATTGCTCATCGAGGTGCAAATGGGGAGTTTCCTGAAGAAACTACGGCTGCATACATG AGAGCTATCGAAGAGGGGGCAGATTTCATAGAAACAGACATCCTCGCCACTAAAGATGGTGCCCTGATATGCTCCCACGAtgtaacacttgatcttgataaTAGAACAAATATTGCAAACTTTAGTCAGTTTGCTGATCGAAAAAGAACCTATGAGGTCCAAGGTGTGAACATGACTGGGTGGTTTGTAG TTGATTTTACACTGGAAGAATTGAAGTTGCTAAGGGTGAATCAACGATTCAGTTTTAGAGATCAACAATATAATG ggAAGTTTCCAATTATCACCTTCGAAGAGTACATATCAATTGCACTGAATGCACAAAGAGTTGTTGGAATATATCCAGAGATAAAGAATCCAGTTTTTATCAATAAGCAT GTCAAATGGTCAGATGGGAAGAAGTTTGAAGATAAGTTTGTGGAGACACTAACGAAATATGGATACAAAGGTTCATATATGTCAATAGAATGGCTGAAGCAACCTGCCTTTGTCCAGTCTTTTGCTCCATCGTCACTCACATATACTGCAGACCTCACTGACTtgcccaaaattttattaattgatgATGTGACAGTACGAACAGAAGACACCAATCAG ACATACTATGATATTACTTCAGATAGCTATCTTGATTTCATAAGAAACTATGTGGTTGGGATTGGACCCTGGAAGGATACAATTGTTACTACAGAAGACAATTATTTGAATGAAGTTACCGACCTTGTTGCCAATGCACATGCTCGTGGCCTACAG GTGCACCCATATACTTTCAGAAATGAAAATTCTTTCCTTCACCTCAACTTTCACCAAGATCCATATTCTGAATATGATTACTGGATAAACAAGATAGGAATTGATGGACTCTTTACTGATTTCACAGGGAGCTTCCATGATTTCCAAGAATGGACATCGCCTCTATCTTctaaaaattaa